The following coding sequences lie in one Primulina huaijiensis isolate GDHJ02 chromosome 2, ASM1229523v2, whole genome shotgun sequence genomic window:
- the LOC140959014 gene encoding uncharacterized protein, with product MPTCSNGIFRNMTTEQSCTKSCCLFCIMKEQDSTIRKAAIKEYLKGIPFLDSEVLILVVSSLWNIAMTQPNDQELPSLGVFECMAGLIRKALHDRTWLLTHQNIYIPYYAAHIIGSYTMNEVESAVRAVDSGVIPPLLELLRGKMSWVEQRVAVRALGHLASYEMTFEAIKAYGDEMVKLAMCLASSCLEVVYNRFVGVKARKRRARYHINLLTRGVGGVEMENQKAEEWASQLQCWSIHLLNCFAIKGISLNLICKQEFLKDLYEMWGGLVNQSSPAGVGLIRILCYSELGRESISEWRHVIENLCHLSRSSGDWQYMGIDCLLLLLKDPKTRHKVFDIAASYLIDLIELRNLGNRPNVGETITRALLSNFKHHQNSEIKNPSVQKAIKELWILKAEKRKQEQNMSSENLEEKRVKVNVLKQEGNRMFFLGQIEKAKLKYTEALEFCRLTHRNDRVALHSNRAQCSLLLRNSDSAISDATRALCLCSPPNTHAKSLWYRSQAYDMKGMAKESLLDCITFINLCIKMNAENHLKIPYYAVRMISKQMDFTWIFRAARLKALSTCPRVRDQENRGKMRVQLRNESSISGLSTILEDQPFPGKDGCERKKIEKAKGRNKLIISS from the exons ATGCCAACTTGCAGCAATGGTATATTTCGAAATATGACTACTGAACAATCTTGCACCAAATCTTGTTGTTTGTTTTGCATCATGAAGGAGCAAGATTCAACAATCAGAAAAGCTGCAATAAAAGAATACCTAAAAGGAATACCTTTTCTTGATTCTGAAGTACTTATTCTTGTTGTAAGCTCACTATGGAACATCGCTATGACTCAGCCAAATGATCAAGAACTTCCCTCTCTTGGTGTCTTTGAATGCATGGCTGGTTTGATAAGAAAAGCTCTCCATGATAGAACGTGGCTACTTACACATCAGAATATATACATCCCATATTATGCAGCTCATATTATCGGCTCATATACTATGAACGAAGTCGAATCCGCGGTAAGAGCTGTCGACTCAGGAGTCATTCCACCATTGTTAGAGCTTTTGAGAGGAAAAATGAGTTGGGTAGAGCAAAGAGTTGCTGTTCGAGCTCTCGGTCATCTTGCTAGCTACGAAATGACGTTTGAAGCCATTAAGGCATATGGAGATGAAATGGTTAAATTAGCCATGTGTTTAGCTTCATCCTGCCTGGAAGTGGTCTATAACAGGTTTGTGGGAGTGAAGGCTAGGAAAAGGAGAGCGAGGTATCACATTAACTTACTTACACGAGGTGTTGGAGGGGTTGAAATGGAAAACCAAAAAGCGGAGGAATGGGCCAGCCAACTTCAGTGTTGGAGTATACATCTTTTGAACTGTTTTGCAATAAAGGGAATATCTTTGAATCTCATTTGCAAGCAAGAGTTCTTGAAGGATTTGTATGAAATGTGGGGTGGATTAGTAAATCAATCATCACCTGCCGGAGTTGGACTTATAAGAATTCTATGTTACAGTGAGCTTGGAAGAGAAAGCATATCGGAATGGAGACATGTTATCGAGAATTTATGTCATCTTTCGAGATCTTCCGGTGATTGGCAGTACATGGGAATTGATTGTCTTCTATTACTCCTTAAAGATCCAAAGACAAGGCATAAAGTTTTTGACATTGCTGCATCGTACCTCATCGATTTGATTGAGCTTAGGAATCTTGGAAACAGGCCAAATGTTGGTGAGACGATCACAAGGGCACTTCTCAGTAACTTTAAGCACCATCAAAACTCAGAAATCAAGAATCCTAGTGTCCAAAAAGCCATAAAAGAGTTATGGATTTTGAAGGCAGAGAAGAGAAAACAAGAGCAAAACATGTCTAGTGAGAACCTTGAAGAAAAAAGGGTAAAGGTAAACGTATTAAAACAAGAAGGAAACCGCATGTTTTTCTTAGGACAGATCGAGAAAGCCAAGTTGAAATACACCGAGGCTCTAGAATTTTGCCGATTAACACATAGAAATGATAGAGTTGCATTGCATAGCAATAGGGCGCAATGCAGTTTGCTGCTAAGAAATTCAGATTCCGCCATAAGTGATGCAACTCGAGCTCTTTGCCTTTGTAGCCCTCCAAATACTCATGCCAAAAGCCTTTGGTATAGATCACAAGCCTATGACATGAAAGGGATGGCCAAAGAGAGCTTGTTAGATTGCATTACTTTCATCAATCTTTGCATCAAGATGAACGCAGAAAATCACTTAAAAATTCCATATTACGCAGTCCGAATGATCAGCAAGCAGATGGATTTTACGTGGATATTTAGAGCTGCTCGGCTCAAGGCACTGAGTACTTGTCCTCGAGTTAGAGATCAAGAAAATAGGGGGAAAATGCGTGTCCAGCTGCGAAACGAGAGCTCCATATCAG GCCTGTCAACGATTTTAGAAGATCAGCCATTTCCTGGAAAAGATGGCTGTGAAAGGAAAAAGATAGAAAAGGCTAAAGGAAGAAACAAACTGATCATCTCTAGCTAG